One uncultured Hyphomonas sp. genomic region harbors:
- a CDS encoding MarR family transcriptional regulator, whose translation MKTARYPSHTDAGAALTAMMLDIFRANGALLAAGDRLVAPLGLTSARWQVLGSIALSEHALPVAHLARVMGLSRQAVQRVVNDLEREGFVQFEPNPHHKRAHLVVLTDKGADAYAAASQQEAPWANALAEGMSPEELETVRRVLNTLTARLDAD comes from the coding sequence ATGAAGACAGCACGTTATCCCTCGCACACGGATGCTGGCGCAGCGCTGACAGCGATGATGCTGGACATCTTCCGCGCCAATGGCGCGCTGCTCGCTGCTGGCGACCGTCTGGTCGCGCCGCTGGGCCTGACCAGCGCGCGCTGGCAAGTCCTCGGGTCCATTGCGCTGTCGGAGCATGCTCTGCCGGTGGCGCATCTTGCCCGGGTCATGGGGCTCAGCCGGCAGGCGGTGCAAAGAGTGGTCAACGATCTGGAGCGGGAGGGGTTCGTTCAGTTCGAACCAAACCCGCATCATAAGCGCGCTCATCTTGTCGTCCTGACCGACAAGGGCGCTGACGCCTATGCCGCCGCATCGCAGCAGGAGGCGCCCTGGGCGAATGCCCTGGCCGAGGGCATGTCGCCCGAAGAGCTGGAAACGGTTCGCCGCGTTCTGAACACTTTGACCGCACGTCTCGATGCAGACTGA
- a CDS encoding 1-acyl-sn-glycerol-3-phosphate acyltransferase — protein MSDETLPQKPLAPRKSAFLDVETPDDLHIVDVLIEERCPKLRASPAWPLARPVLYSMLGYDKARRMADEIVELNGRDSFDRLSRQLSFDLSVEGIERLPREGRLIIAANHPTGLADGVAVWDLLKRVREDIIFFANADAIRVNPKFEDVIIPVEWVMEKRSPAKARETLKRAGEAFAEEKCVVIFPSGRLARKEGDRLIEKDWFSTVIGLAKKQKAPILPLNLDAWNSRLYYLLCNLSGELRDITLFHELLNKQGSKMRMTFGQMIDPETLQGDAGELTEKLKAHVAYELLEDPEAVFRP, from the coding sequence ATGAGTGACGAAACGCTCCCCCAGAAACCGCTCGCTCCGCGGAAATCGGCGTTCCTTGACGTGGAGACGCCGGATGACCTGCACATTGTGGATGTGCTGATCGAGGAGCGCTGCCCGAAACTGCGGGCGTCGCCGGCCTGGCCGCTGGCGCGCCCGGTGCTTTATTCCATGCTGGGTTATGACAAGGCCCGGCGCATGGCGGACGAGATCGTCGAGTTGAACGGGCGCGACTCGTTTGACCGCCTGTCGCGCCAGCTGTCTTTCGATCTTTCCGTCGAGGGGATCGAGCGCCTGCCGCGTGAGGGCCGGCTGATCATCGCCGCCAACCACCCGACCGGCCTTGCCGACGGGGTGGCCGTCTGGGACCTGCTGAAACGGGTGCGCGAAGACATCATCTTTTTTGCCAATGCCGATGCGATCCGGGTCAATCCGAAATTCGAAGACGTGATCATCCCGGTCGAATGGGTGATGGAAAAAAGGTCTCCCGCCAAGGCCCGTGAAACCCTGAAGCGGGCAGGGGAGGCTTTCGCGGAAGAGAAATGCGTCGTCATCTTCCCATCCGGGCGTCTTGCGCGGAAGGAAGGCGACCGGCTGATCGAGAAGGACTGGTTCTCCACCGTCATCGGCCTTGCGAAAAAGCAGAAGGCGCCGATCCTGCCGCTGAACCTCGATGCGTGGAATTCGCGGCTCTATTACCTGCTCTGCAATCTCAGCGGCGAGCTGCGCGACATCACCCTGTTCCATGAACTTCTGAACAAGCAGGGTTCGAAAATGCGGATGACGTTCGGCCAGATGATCGACCCGGAGACGCTGCAGGGCGATGCGGGTGAGCTGACCGAAAAGCTGAAGGCGCATGTCGCCTATGAATTGCTGGAGGATCCGGAGGCGGTGTTCCGGCCCTGA